One window from the genome of Elaeis guineensis isolate ETL-2024a chromosome 5, EG11, whole genome shotgun sequence encodes:
- the LOC105045914 gene encoding aldose reductase: MAEAQQIPAQGQADLRGFRLISGHTIPSVGLGTWRSGPKASDAVFIAITEAGYRHVDTAAEYGVQEEVGHGLSAAMQAGIDRQDLFIASKIWCSDLAPDRVRTALKTTLQDLQLDYLDLYLIHWPFRLKEGAHKPPEAGEILDFDMEAVWREMEQLVKDGLVRDIGVCNFTLKKLDKLLRIAQTMPSVCQMEMHPGWRNDKMLEACKKNGIHVTAYSPLGSQDGGRDLIHDPTVTEVANKLNKTPGQVLVRWALQRGTSVIPKSTNSERIKENIQVFGWEIPEEDFRALNSIRDQRRVLDGEDIFVNKIHGPYRCAADLWDNED, translated from the exons ATGGCAGAAGCACAGCAGATCCCTGCGCAAGGCCAAGCGGATCTCCGGGGCTTCAGGCTGATAAGCGGGCACACCATTCCTTCAGTGGGGCTGGGTACCTGGAGGTCTGGTCCCAAGGCCTCTGATGCCGTCTTCATTGCCATCACCGAG GCAGGATACAGACATGTTGATACAGCGGCAGAATATGGAGTTCAAGAAGAG GTGGGACATGGCCTCTCAGCTGCTATGCAAGCAGGGATAGACAGACAAGATCTATTCATCGCATCCAAGATATG GTGCTCAGATTTGGCTCCTGACAGAGTCCGAACTGCACTAAAGACCACACTCCAGGATTTACAACTTGATTACCTGGATCTCTATCTG ATCCACTGGCCCTTTCGCTTGAAAGAAGGAGCACATAAGCCACCAGAAGCAGGAGAAATACTAGACTTTGACATGGAAGCAGTGTGGAGAGAAATGGAACAGCTGGTGAAAGATGGACTTGTCAGGGATATTGGTGTCTGCAACTTCACACTCAAGAAGCTTGACAAGCTACTCCGAATTGCACAAACCATGCCCTCGGTGTGCCAG ATGGAGATgcacccaggttggaggaacgaTAAGATGTTGGAGGCTTGTAAGAAAAATGGGATCCATGTGACT GCTTACTCTCCACTTGGGTCTCAGGATGGCGGCCGTGATCTTATACATGATCCAACTGTTACAGAG GTAGCCAACAAGCTTAACAAGACCCCAGGGCAAGTCCTTGTGAGATGGGCACTCCAGAGGGGAACCAGTGTCATACCCAAATCAACAAATTCTGAAAGGATAAAGGAAAACATCCAGGTTTTTGGATGGGAAATCCCTGAAGAGGATTTCCGGGCTCTGAATAGCATCAGGGATCAG AGGAGAGTCTTGGATGGAGAAGATATATTTGTGAACAAGATCCATGGTCCATATAGATGTGCAGCGGACCTGTGGGACAACGAGGACTAG